From Argopecten irradians isolate NY chromosome 12, Ai_NY, whole genome shotgun sequence, one genomic window encodes:
- the LOC138336052 gene encoding uncharacterized protein: MAEMAGRGGATLALILTLATMGAHADVECGTVTYLTMNSANIAVSTTAPRVCYGELMCCGDAPNEYCCNSFSPGGITAILLAVLCLIGAIIVIVLLVYIMCWRRRVITEEIVEVEEPAPEPLPAMETIAAPPKHMIMPPKHMMLPPMQQEVIVQPPPPPQPIQIVPVVGPPPPPLPPKIVFMEVPPPPPQPRQTLVVEVPPLPRPETPPPPVVKLALPPIPRPKTPPAPIIHVDPPKLPRIPTPPPPIVYVDPPELPEIPRPPTPIVHVSPPRMPRIPTPPAPVVMIDPPEQPRPRTPPPPIVMMNPPPPPPPPPPPQVVYVDPPRPPTPQQEVVYVEHPKPEPQMVYVEQERPRLRRIEMEPEPARIIETVQMPENIYARSLRKSAFRSYEEPTRAKIVELDRSPAVTRRTIVREDDYGSPRLRRSTRATVVRDGGNYRASHRATVRDEDEYGGGEGFVYRGLGRSTRRVGEPDPDEYFFN, encoded by the exons ATGGCCGAAATGGCGGGGAGGGGAGGGGCAACCCTCGCCCTTATACTCACGCTAGCTACAA TGGGTGCGCACGCAGATGTCGAGTGCGGGACTGTGACGTACTTGACCATGAACTCTGCTAATATCGCAGTGTCCACCACGGCCCCCCGTGTATGCTATGGGGAGCTGATGTGCTGCGGGGACGCCCCTAACGAATATTGCTGTAACAGTTT CTCCCCTGGCGGTATTACAGCCATCTTACTGGCCGTCCTCTGTCTGATTGGAGCCATAATTGTTATTGTACTCCTTGTGTATATCATGTGCTGGAGGAGGCGAG TAATCACAGAGGAGATTGTTGAAGTAGAAGAACCAGCGCCGGAACCACTTCCGGCAATGGAGACGATCGCGGCACCACCCAAACATATGATTATGCCACCTAAACATATGATGCTTCCACCGATGCAACAGGAAGTGATTGTTCAGCCTCCTCCGCCTCCTCAGCCTATACAAATAGTTCCAGTTGTTGGGCCTCCACCTCCTCCTTTACCTCCTAAAATAGTGTTCATGGAGGTGCCCCCGCCCCCACCACAACCACGCCAGACCCTTGTTGTGGAAGTACCTCCCTTACCAAGACCGGAAACGCCGCCACCACCTGTTGTCAAACTTGCACTTCCTCCTATTCCAAGACCGAAGACACCACCAGCACCCATTATACATGTTGATCCACCAAAGCTGCCCCGTATCCCTACACCTCCTCCACCAATCGTGTACGTTGACCCGCCAGAGCTTCCCGAAATTCCGAGACCACCTACACCGATCGTCCATGTCTCACCGCCAAGAATGCCAAGAATCCCTACTCCTCCAGCTCCGGTAGTGATGATTGATCCCCCAGAACAGCCACGCCCACGGACTCCCCCTCCACCAATAGTGATGATGAACCCGCCACCCCCACcgccaccaccaccaccacctcaagttgtgtatgttgatccGCCGCGACCTCCTACTCCACAGCAAGAAGTGGTCTATGTTGAACATCCAAAACCAGAGCCTCAAATGGTTTACGTAGAGCAGGAAAGACCAAGACTACGTCGAATCGAAATGGAACCCGAACCAGCTAGAATAATTGAAACAGTCCAAATGCCGGAAAACATTTATGCGCGTAGTCTCCGCAAATCTGCATTCAGATCATATGAGGAACCTACTAGGGCCAAAATAGTTGAACTGGACCGAAGCCCGGCGGTGACGCGCCGGACAATAGTACGAGAGGACGATTATGGTTCTCCACGTTTGCGACGTTCAACACGTGCAACAGTTGTACGAGATGGGGGAAATTATCGCGCGTCACATCGCGCCACTGTAAGAGACGAGGATGAATATGGCGGTGGGGAAGGATTTGTTTACCGTGGCCTAGGTAGAAGCACGAGGCGCGTTGGGGAACCCGATCCTGATGAATATTTCTTTAATTAG
- the LOC138336244 gene encoding uncharacterized protein, translating into MAALGKLLLFLTGTGLALAYDCYSTSSSYNYYYDRLVYSSSSFTCDNGCCGYSTVYCCENYDYYDYYYDNWNQNLGGIIAGIVIGSLVGLALFIGLIVLICVCCCNANRRSIPGQVITTQGTGAPITYVNTHTVSSGYIAQPGVQPYTNQGFTPVAGTAYIPPPNYTTPTGVHVASTNGSGNGGFGGGDCGVGGGVFGSSGGFGSGDCSGGGSGFGGGSGFGGGGGFGGGGGDSGGCGGDSGGGGGGGGGGGGGGGGGGGCGD; encoded by the exons ATGGCGGCACTGGGTAAACTGCTCCTCTTCCTAACCGGAACAG GATTAGCCCTGGCCTACGATTGCTACTCTACAAGTTCCAGCTACAACTATTACTATGACCGACTGGTGTACTCTAGTTCCTCCTTTACCTGTGACAATGGCTGTTGTGGTTATAGTACCGTTTATTGCTGTGAGAACTATGACTACTACGACTACTACTACGACAATTG gAACCAAAATCTTGGTGGTATCATCGCTGGGATTGTCATAGGTAGTCTAGTCGGATTGGCTCTGTTTATAGGGTTAATTGTACTTatctgtgtgtgttgttgtaatGCTAACCGACGTTCGATACCTGGGCAGGTCATTACAACACAAGGAACGGGAGCTCCTATCACCTATGTAAATACAC ATACCGTCAGTTCGGGCTATATAGCACAACCAGGAGTGCAGCCCTACACCAATCAGGGATTCACACCGGTTGCAGGCACCGCCTACATCCCTCCCCCTAACTATACCACACCCACTGGAGTACATGTGGCAAGTACTAATGGAAGTGGAAATGGCGGATTTGGAGGCGGCGACTGTGGCGTTGGAGGCGGTGTATTTGGAAGTAGCGGTGGATTTGGGAGCGGGGACTGTAGCGGCGGAGGCAGTGGATTCGGAGGTGGTAGCGGATTCGGAGGTGGCGGCGGATTCGGAGGTGGTGGAGGCGACTCTGGAGGTTGTGGAGGCGACTCTGGAGGCGGTGGTGGCGGTGGTGGCGGTGGTGGCGGTGGCGGTGGAGGTGGAGGTGGATGTGGTGATTGA
- the LOC138336662 gene encoding uncharacterized protein: MSRVSALIQDLFSHFPRRRTQAILEPRASNQYNLELRHNSAHSWVGGDVGFMNTASRDPLFFLIHCFVDYIWWRFQQQQINRNIDPSSDYPSNYGPYAHRPNARMEGISGYRNSDGYSNHWTRDIYTYQMSPECPDCGGSSWLTCVRGECVSKARKRERESHHALSSGLKKQTNVFDTEHQRKSQQTGGFKNLDTSKGRKSSIQNSFEINGDVSSDLWAFLPVKVTNSDALSASQPNYNTTVYQHCKRSRNETLNVLVRIDGLNYDGHFIEHALTDERLSLLSRYAYVAIKRPNDHHVDVMATAHDECGRMCRPMCKVKGHREFTPCSGHMRITPNDNDMFAPTIADAMLKVWKNNTDENTTLSSLDKNIYLSFVCDST; encoded by the coding sequence ATGAGTAGAGTATCCGCTTTAATACAGGATCTCTTCTCCCACTTCCCCCGCCGTCGTACGCAAGCTATTTTAGAACCTAGAGCTTCTAACCAGTACAACTTAGAACTACGTCACAACTCGGCCCATTCATGGGTAGGAGGAGATGTAGGTTTTATGAACACGGCGAGTAGAGACCCACTGTTCTTTCTAATACACTGCTTCGTTGACTACATCTGGTGGCGCTTCCAACAGCAACAGATCAATCGTAACATCGACCCTTCGTCTGACTACCCGAGTAATTACGGTCCATATGCACATCGTCCGAACGCAAGGATGGAAGGAATATCAGGATACCGTAACAGTGACGGATACTCTAACCACTGGACCAGAGATATCTACACTTACCAAATGTCTCCGGAGTGCCCAGACTGTGGCGGGTCTTCGTGGCTGACATGTGTAAGAGGCGAATGCGTTTCAAAAGCTAGAAAACGCGAAAGGGAGTCCCATCATGCTCTTTCTTCTGGATTGAAAAAACAAACCAATGTTTTCGACACAGAGCATCAACGAAAGAGTCAACAGACAGGTGGTTTTAAGAATTTAGATACATCGAAAGGGAGAAAATCCTCCATCCAAAATTCTTTCGAAATAAATGGTGACGTAAGCTCCGATCTTTGGGCATTTCTACCAGTGAAGGTGACAAACTCAGATGCTCTGTCGGCATCCCAACCTAACTATAATACTACTGTATACCAACATTGCAAGCGTTCCCGAAATGAGACTTTAAATGTTCTCGTTCGCATAGATGGTTTGAACTACGACGGACATTTTATTGAACATGCACTGACTGACGAACGCCTATCCCTTTTATCACGTTACGCGTACGTGGCAATCAAACGCCCTAATGATCACCATGTAGATGTTATGGCTACTGCGCATGACGAATGTGGACGAATGTGTAGACCCATGTGTAAGGTTAAAGGTCACCGGGAGTTCACACCCTGTAGCGGACACATGCGCATTACACCAAATGACAACGACATGTTTGCACCCACCATAGCAGATGCAATGTTGAAAGTATGGAAGAACAATACGGATGAAAACACAACCCTATCCTCCCTGGACaagaatatttatctttcttttGTCTGTGACTCTACATAA